A portion of the Syntrophaceae bacterium genome contains these proteins:
- the gcvT gene encoding glycine cleavage system aminomethyltransferase GcvT, with amino-acid sequence MKKTPLYERHLALGATMTEFGGWTMPVQYTSILEEHRNTRTLAGLFDVCHMGEIEVRGPQALDLLQWVMSRNLADQRVGEMKLSAITNERGGIIDDVTVYKRGEGHYMVVTNAATREGDLEWILRARRERGLEGAAVTDRSDAIGKVDIQGPLAQKILAEIAEGDLETLRFYHALDTRVAGMPALVSRSGYTGEDGFEVYTEADRIGEIWDLLMRIGDPHGLKPAGLGARDTLRLEAGMMLYGNEMCQAVTPFEVVYGWITDLDKEFIGRDALRKQKESGVRKKLVGFEIIGRGIARHGYPVLSGTEKIGEVTSGTLSPTLGKAIGMAFVPVRFTAPGTELEIEIRGQRAKARVVPLPFYRGRK; translated from the coding sequence ATGAAGAAGACACCGCTGTACGAGCGGCATCTCGCCCTGGGCGCCACGATGACCGAATTCGGCGGATGGACGATGCCCGTCCAGTACACGAGCATCCTCGAGGAGCACCGCAACACCCGGACACTGGCGGGCCTGTTTGACGTGTGCCACATGGGGGAGATCGAGGTCCGGGGGCCCCAGGCCCTCGATCTTCTCCAATGGGTGATGAGCCGCAATCTCGCAGACCAGCGGGTCGGCGAAATGAAGCTCTCGGCCATCACCAACGAGAGGGGGGGCATCATCGACGACGTGACGGTGTACAAGCGGGGGGAAGGGCATTACATGGTTGTAACCAACGCGGCGACGCGCGAGGGCGACCTGGAGTGGATCCTCCGGGCCCGGCGGGAACGGGGACTGGAAGGGGCCGCCGTGACAGACCGGTCCGATGCCATCGGGAAAGTGGATATCCAGGGGCCGCTCGCCCAGAAGATCCTCGCCGAGATCGCCGAGGGGGACCTGGAGACGCTGCGATTCTACCACGCCCTGGACACCCGCGTGGCCGGGATGCCGGCCCTGGTCTCGAGAAGCGGCTACACCGGCGAGGACGGCTTCGAGGTGTACACCGAGGCGGATCGGATCGGCGAGATCTGGGACCTGCTGATGCGCATCGGCGACCCGCACGGGCTGAAGCCTGCGGGTCTCGGCGCCCGCGACACCCTGCGGCTCGAGGCGGGGATGATGCTGTACGGAAACGAGATGTGCCAGGCGGTGACGCCGTTTGAGGTCGTCTACGGCTGGATCACCGACCTGGACAAGGAATTCATCGGCCGCGACGCGCTGCGCAAGCAGAAGGAAAGCGGGGTTCGGAAGAAGCTCGTGGGGTTCGAGATCATCGGGCGGGGCATCGCGCGCCACGGCTATCCCGTCCTGTCCGGCACGGAGAAAATCGGGGAAGTCACCTCGGGGACACTCTCGCCGACGCTGGGAAAGGCCATCGGCATGGCCTTCGTGCCCGTGAGGTTCACGGCTCCGGGAACGGAACTGGAGATCGAGATCCGCGGCCAGAGGGCAAAGGCGAGGGTGGTGCCCCTGCCCTTTTACCGAGGACGAAAATAG
- the gcvH gene encoding glycine cleavage system protein GcvH, which translates to MAKPNPHDRKYTKEHEWAKADGGGTVTMGITDHAQELLTDVVYVELPAVGRKVRQQEPIAVVESVKSVSDVYAPVSGEVIEVNRALEASPELVNKDAFGEGWIARIRMDAPDELEGLMTADQYEEHIKASPH; encoded by the coding sequence ATGGCCAAACCCAATCCCCATGACCGAAAGTACACGAAGGAACACGAGTGGGCAAAGGCAGACGGAGGCGGCACGGTCACCATGGGCATCACGGATCACGCCCAGGAACTGCTCACCGACGTGGTCTACGTGGAGCTTCCCGCGGTGGGCCGCAAGGTCAGGCAGCAGGAGCCCATCGCCGTCGTGGAGTCGGTGAAGTCCGTGTCGGACGTCTATGCCCCGGTGAGCGGCGAAGTGATCGAGGTCAACCGGGCCCTCGAGGCGTCGCCCGAACTCGTCAACAAGGATGCTTTCGGTGAGGGGTGGATTGCGAGGATCCGGATGGATGCGCCGGACGAGCTCGAAGGCCTCATGACGGCGGACCAGTACGAGGAGCACATCAAGGCGAGCCCGCACTGA
- the gcvPA gene encoding aminomethyl-transferring glycine dehydrogenase subunit GcvPA: MDYVPHTPGEQKEMLKVIGVGDLEDLFADIPAKYRLGGLLNLPPPLSEQEIWEHMGRLAARNRLPGATLTGAGAYHHYIPAVVSHVVGRSEFYTAYTPYQAEISQGILQAIYEYQTMITRLTGTQVANASMYDGATAMAEAAVLSAKSLGRSRLLVGRSVHPEYRKVVGTYAWANGYACEEIPFGATGRLEQAALRELLDDKTAAVLVQSPNFFGVIEDIGPLADLAHSRGALLVAGFTDPTSLGILKAPGDSGADFVVGEGQSFGNPMNYGGPYLGILASTEAFMRKIPGRLVGATVDREGRRGYVLTLQTREQHIRREKATSNICSNEALCMLAAAVYLACLGKNLKRLAALNVWKANYLKEALSALPGWRPLFTGPVYNEFAMSCPDAGAANRRLEKAGFTGGYDLSKDYPELGGGILFCATEMLRREDMDKAVSLLK; this comes from the coding sequence ATGGACTACGTTCCGCATACCCCGGGAGAACAAAAGGAGATGCTGAAGGTGATCGGCGTCGGGGACCTCGAAGACCTCTTCGCCGACATCCCGGCAAAGTATCGCCTCGGCGGGCTTCTGAACCTGCCGCCTCCTCTGTCCGAGCAGGAGATCTGGGAGCACATGGGCCGCCTGGCAGCGCGAAACAGGCTGCCCGGCGCGACGCTGACGGGAGCCGGGGCCTACCACCACTACATACCGGCCGTGGTGAGCCATGTCGTGGGGCGGTCGGAATTCTACACCGCCTACACGCCCTACCAGGCCGAAATCAGCCAGGGGATCCTGCAGGCGATCTACGAGTACCAGACCATGATCACGCGGCTCACGGGAACGCAGGTCGCCAACGCCTCCATGTACGACGGGGCGACGGCCATGGCCGAGGCGGCCGTGCTTTCTGCCAAGAGCCTCGGGAGGAGCCGCCTTCTCGTCGGCCGCTCGGTCCACCCGGAGTATCGGAAGGTGGTCGGGACATACGCCTGGGCCAACGGGTACGCCTGCGAGGAGATCCCTTTCGGGGCGACAGGGCGGCTCGAGCAGGCTGCGCTCCGGGAGCTGCTCGACGACAAGACGGCGGCCGTGCTGGTCCAGAGCCCGAATTTTTTCGGCGTCATCGAGGACATCGGCCCGCTGGCCGATCTGGCGCACAGCCGGGGGGCGCTGCTCGTGGCCGGGTTCACGGACCCGACTTCCCTTGGCATTCTGAAGGCCCCTGGGGATTCGGGGGCCGATTTCGTCGTCGGCGAGGGGCAGAGCTTCGGCAACCCCATGAACTACGGCGGCCCCTACCTCGGCATCCTGGCGAGCACCGAGGCCTTCATGCGCAAGATCCCCGGCAGGCTCGTGGGAGCCACGGTGGACCGCGAGGGCAGGCGGGGTTACGTGCTCACCCTCCAGACGCGCGAACAGCACATCCGCCGCGAGAAGGCGACCTCGAACATCTGCTCCAACGAGGCCCTGTGCATGCTCGCGGCAGCCGTCTACCTGGCCTGTCTGGGAAAGAACCTCAAGAGGCTGGCCGCACTCAACGTCTGGAAGGCCAACTACCTGAAGGAGGCACTGTCGGCCCTGCCGGGCTGGAGGCCCCTCTTCACGGGTCCCGTCTACAACGAGTTCGCGATGTCCTGCCCGGACGCAGGGGCGGCCAACAGACGGCTGGAGAAGGCCGGCTTTACAGGCGGCTATGATCTCTCGAAGGACTACCCGGAGCTCGGCGGAGGCATCCTGTTCTGCGCGACCGAAATGCTCCGAAGGGAAGACATGGACAAGGCCGTCTCTCTGTTGAAGTGA
- the gcvPB gene encoding aminomethyl-transferring glycine dehydrogenase subunit GcvPB, with protein sequence MELIFEKSRPGRAAGTVPASDVPETALERLIGPELLRDTLNLPELAEVDIVRHYTRLSRRNFGVDVGFYPLGSCTMKYNPKINERVAGLDGFTALHPYAPEAFVQGNLQLLYELAGYLSEICGMADFTLQPAAGAHGELTGVMIIKKHFERKGQRRSTILIPDTAHGTNPASVALCGFQVATVRSDAEGGVDVGHLRELMTKDVAGLMLTNPNTLGLFERNIEEVAHIVHRKGGLLYCDGANANALVGVTRPGDLGFDIIQLNLHKTFSTPHGCGGPGSGPVGVKRHLVPFLPVPRVVKRGRRYRWSEDFPHSIGRVRSFYGNFNVMVKAYAYIRSIGAAGMRRVSENAVLNANYIKERLRGHYQLAYDRTCMHECVFTGEKQLRESGVHTTDIAKRLLDYGYHPPTIYFPLIVREAIMIEPTETESKETLDEFCEAMISIAREARENPDLVRSAPLTTPVRRLDDVLAARKPDVCWTVCQGE encoded by the coding sequence ATGGAACTGATATTCGAGAAAAGCCGTCCCGGCCGCGCGGCGGGCACCGTCCCGGCAAGCGACGTCCCCGAGACGGCCCTGGAGAGGCTCATCGGGCCCGAACTCCTGCGCGATACGCTGAACCTGCCGGAGCTTGCCGAGGTGGACATCGTCCGCCACTACACGCGCCTCTCCCGCCGCAATTTCGGCGTCGATGTGGGCTTCTATCCCCTGGGGTCCTGCACGATGAAGTACAACCCCAAGATCAACGAAAGAGTCGCCGGCCTGGACGGCTTCACGGCCCTGCACCCATACGCGCCGGAGGCCTTCGTCCAGGGCAACCTCCAGCTCCTCTACGAGCTGGCCGGGTATCTCTCCGAGATCTGCGGGATGGCCGACTTCACGCTTCAGCCTGCGGCAGGCGCGCACGGTGAGCTCACGGGCGTCATGATCATCAAGAAGCACTTCGAGAGGAAGGGCCAGAGGCGCTCCACGATCCTCATCCCCGACACGGCGCACGGAACCAACCCCGCGTCCGTTGCCCTTTGCGGGTTCCAAGTTGCTACGGTCCGCTCCGACGCCGAGGGGGGCGTCGACGTCGGGCACCTGCGGGAGCTGATGACGAAGGACGTGGCGGGGCTCATGCTCACGAACCCCAACACCCTGGGGCTCTTCGAACGCAACATCGAGGAGGTGGCGCACATCGTGCACCGCAAGGGCGGGCTGCTTTACTGCGACGGCGCAAACGCCAACGCGCTCGTGGGCGTCACGAGACCGGGCGATCTGGGGTTCGACATCATCCAGCTCAATCTCCACAAGACCTTCTCCACCCCTCACGGGTGCGGCGGCCCGGGCAGCGGGCCCGTGGGCGTAAAGCGGCACCTCGTCCCCTTCCTGCCCGTCCCGCGAGTCGTGAAACGGGGAAGGCGGTACCGGTGGTCCGAGGACTTCCCGCACTCGATCGGCCGCGTCCGGTCCTTCTACGGCAACTTCAACGTCATGGTGAAGGCCTACGCGTATATCCGCTCCATCGGCGCAGCCGGGATGCGGCGGGTGAGCGAGAACGCCGTGCTCAACGCCAATTACATCAAGGAGCGCCTCAGGGGCCACTACCAGCTTGCCTATGACCGGACATGCATGCACGAGTGCGTCTTCACGGGGGAGAAGCAGCTCAGGGAGAGCGGCGTGCACACCACGGACATCGCCAAGCGCCTGCTGGACTACGGATATCACCCCCCGACGATCTATTTCCCCCTGATCGTGCGCGAGGCCATCATGATCGAGCCGACGGAAACGGAGAGCAAGGAAACGCTGGACGAATTTTGCGAGGCCATGATATCCATAGCGCGCGAGGCAAGAGAGAACCCCGATCTCGTGCGCTCGGCGCCCCTGACGACCCCGGTCAGGCGGCTCGACGACGTGTTGGCGGCCAGGAAACCGGATGTTTGCTGGACGGTCTGCCAGGGGGAGTGA
- a CDS encoding KamA family radical SAM protein, producing the protein MTKEQLVEQLWATEPRIRQILRNSKHMEEARHLLFDYLNRLERDLFNMRSDTYFVNLNIVEKRNAKECIRVLSNTMRTENEYVTHFSPLQVLYDLAQGKKEALDQVSEAFLCEYLALFLGITGKGGKHLKRKEVFQMKDGREAAIVRSTQLDEYACNIRRHFRRYKTGYDKALLRERKALKGDILRFFGATEQDWQDHRWHLRHIIKDLDTIQALVKLEKDEVSGLMSAKKNDIPVEITPYYLSLFRKEGRGESDRAIRAQVIPSTRYCEQVAESRRRGIDLDFMGEKSTSPIDGITRRYPEILILKPYNSCPQICVYCQRNWEIKGMDDTVMMARKKVKEALDWIDANENISEVLITGGDPLTLGNDYLDWIIGEVAAIKHVERIRIGTRIPVTLPFRVDEGLLEVFRKYHQWGKRELAVVTHFEHPTEMTPDSLECIRKIKSVGMNIYNQQVFTYYNSRRFETALLRKTLKLSGVDPYYSFSTKGKEETIDFRVPICRMEQEQMEEARLLPGLVRTDEPVFNVPRLGKVNLRAWQDHEIVNILPDGRRIYRFYSWEVRLVTALDYLHTDVSIYDYLKRLAQDGENVNDYASIWYYF; encoded by the coding sequence ATGACCAAGGAGCAACTGGTTGAGCAGCTGTGGGCAACAGAGCCCCGAATTCGTCAAATATTGAGAAATTCCAAGCACATGGAAGAGGCCCGCCATCTGCTGTTCGATTATTTGAATCGGCTCGAGCGCGATCTTTTCAACATGCGGTCCGACACGTACTTCGTCAATCTCAACATTGTTGAGAAGAGAAACGCCAAGGAATGCATCCGGGTGCTTTCGAACACGATGAGGACCGAGAACGAGTACGTCACCCACTTCTCCCCCCTGCAGGTTCTCTACGACCTGGCGCAGGGAAAGAAGGAGGCGCTCGATCAGGTCAGCGAAGCCTTCCTCTGCGAGTATCTCGCCCTGTTTCTCGGCATCACGGGAAAGGGCGGCAAGCACCTCAAGCGCAAGGAGGTGTTCCAGATGAAGGACGGCCGTGAGGCGGCCATTGTCCGGTCGACACAGCTCGATGAGTACGCCTGCAATATCCGGCGTCACTTCCGCCGGTACAAGACCGGATACGACAAGGCCCTGCTGCGCGAGAGAAAGGCCCTCAAGGGGGACATCCTCCGATTCTTCGGCGCCACGGAGCAGGACTGGCAGGATCACCGCTGGCACCTCCGACACATCATCAAGGACCTCGATACGATCCAGGCGCTGGTCAAGCTCGAGAAGGACGAGGTCAGCGGGCTCATGAGCGCGAAGAAGAACGACATCCCCGTGGAGATCACCCCCTACTATCTCTCCCTCTTCCGGAAAGAGGGCCGCGGCGAATCCGACCGCGCCATCCGGGCCCAGGTCATCCCGAGCACGCGCTACTGCGAGCAGGTCGCCGAGAGCCGCCGCCGGGGGATCGACCTCGACTTCATGGGGGAGAAATCCACGAGCCCCATCGACGGGATCACCCGCCGCTACCCGGAAATCCTGATCCTCAAGCCCTACAACTCGTGCCCGCAGATCTGTGTCTACTGCCAGCGCAACTGGGAGATCAAGGGCATGGATGACACGGTCATGATGGCAAGGAAAAAGGTGAAGGAGGCCCTCGACTGGATCGATGCAAACGAGAACATCTCGGAGGTGCTCATCACGGGCGGCGACCCGCTGACGCTCGGCAACGACTACCTGGACTGGATCATCGGAGAGGTGGCCGCCATCAAGCACGTCGAGCGGATCCGGATCGGGACGCGAATCCCGGTCACGCTCCCCTTCCGCGTCGACGAGGGGCTCCTGGAGGTCTTCCGGAAGTATCACCAGTGGGGCAAGCGCGAGCTGGCCGTCGTCACCCACTTCGAGCACCCCACGGAGATGACCCCCGATTCCCTGGAATGCATCCGCAAGATCAAGAGCGTCGGGATGAACATCTACAACCAGCAGGTCTTCACCTACTACAACAGCCGCCGCTTCGAGACGGCCCTGCTGAGAAAGACGCTGAAGCTCTCCGGTGTGGACCCCTATTATTCTTTCAGCACGAAGGGCAAGGAGGAGACGATCGATTTCCGGGTTCCCATCTGCCGCATGGAGCAGGAGCAGATGGAGGAAGCGCGCCTGCTGCCCGGCCTCGTGCGGACCGACGAGCCCGTGTTCAACGTCCCGAGACTGGGCAAGGTCAATCTCCGTGCCTGGCAGGACCACGAGATCGTCAACATCCTGCCTGACGGGCGCCGGATCTATCGGTTCTACTCATGGGAAGTCCGCCTCGTCACCGCTCTCGATTATCTGCACACCGACGTTTCCATCTACGATTATCTCAAGCGGCTGGCCCAGGACGGGGAGAACGTGAACGATTACGCCTCGATCTGGTACTATTTCTAA
- the lipA gene encoding lipoyl synthase gives MRKPDWLKVPLPNSRAFVDMQELLGRLELHTVCREARCPNIGECFGSGTATFLILGNRCTRNCRYCNIGHGRPTPVDEKEPERLAEAAKALGLRHVVITSVTRDDLPDGGARQFSRCIDALRRARAGCRVEVLIPDFRGDRAALETVLAARPDVLNHNLEVTQGLFARLRPEGDYRRSLELLRRAAESPVRPRIKSGFMIGLGEDLDDILSLLDDLAAVSCTHLTIGQYLQPSRHHWPVAKFYTPKEFEELKQAALERGFRTVLSGPLVRSSYHAAQYA, from the coding sequence ATGCGCAAACCCGACTGGCTCAAAGTCCCCCTGCCGAATTCCCGTGCCTTCGTCGACATGCAGGAACTGCTGGGCCGCCTTGAACTCCACACGGTCTGCCGGGAAGCCCGATGCCCCAACATCGGGGAGTGTTTCGGCTCCGGCACGGCCACGTTCCTCATCCTCGGAAATCGCTGTACCCGCAACTGCAGATACTGCAACATTGGCCACGGCCGGCCCACGCCCGTCGACGAGAAGGAGCCCGAGCGCCTCGCCGAGGCTGCAAAGGCCCTGGGGCTGCGCCACGTGGTCATAACCTCCGTCACGCGGGATGATCTGCCCGACGGCGGCGCCCGACAGTTTTCCCGGTGTATCGATGCGCTGCGCCGTGCGCGGGCGGGCTGCCGCGTGGAAGTGCTGATCCCGGATTTCCGGGGAGACCGTGCAGCCCTCGAGACGGTCCTTGCGGCACGCCCCGATGTCCTCAACCACAACCTGGAAGTGACGCAGGGGCTATTCGCCCGGCTGCGGCCCGAGGGGGACTACCGCAGGTCTCTCGAGCTCTTGCGGCGTGCCGCGGAATCCCCGGTCCGTCCCCGAATCAAGTCGGGCTTCATGATCGGGTTGGGGGAAGATCTTGACGACATCCTGTCGCTGCTCGACGACCTTGCCGCAGTCTCCTGCACGCACCTCACCATCGGCCAGTACCTGCAGCCCTCGAGGCACCACTGGCCTGTCGCGAAATTCTATACTCCAAAGGAATTCGAAGAGTTGAAGCAGGCGGCCCTCGAGAGGGGCTTCAGGACCGTCTTGTCGGGGCCGCTCGTCCGCAGCTCCTACCATGCGGCGCAATACGCATGA
- a CDS encoding PHP domain-containing protein has translation MFARKDILKPRLQEERRLFVLKLNDYAGVIHLHSDYSHDGHASIREIVSAAKANGIEFVMLTDHNWLEAKYDGHERSHDGVHLFIGIEVTPRYNHYLAFGIDEPLITCDLPRVFPYADELDISPQSYIDWVRNRGGIGFIAHPDHDGAPRFHVKPHNWNDWTVTGYTGIGIWDFMTDWQGKLKGYASALFAYYFPAYALSGPKRETLRRWDELNRARKVVGIGELDNHETVREMFGLEFHIFPFTKAFRFIRTHILTEARFVGQDELDREIILSALRRGRAYVAFEYFAKARGFFFVIMDESKAATMGDEFLLDEMAVVQIELPEKGRIRLIRNGELFRETVGKELTCGIDEPGIYRVEAYIRKAFKYRPWIFSNPVYVR, from the coding sequence TTGTTCGCCCGGAAAGACATTCTCAAACCAAGGCTCCAGGAAGAACGGCGCCTGTTCGTGCTGAAACTCAACGACTACGCCGGCGTCATCCACCTCCATTCCGACTACTCCCATGACGGGCACGCATCGATCCGGGAGATCGTGTCGGCGGCCAAGGCCAACGGCATCGAATTCGTCATGCTCACCGACCATAACTGGCTCGAGGCGAAATACGACGGCCACGAACGGTCCCACGACGGTGTGCACCTCTTCATCGGGATCGAGGTGACACCCCGCTATAACCATTACCTCGCCTTCGGCATCGACGAGCCGCTCATCACCTGTGACCTGCCCCGTGTGTTCCCCTACGCCGACGAACTGGACATCTCCCCGCAGAGCTACATCGACTGGGTCCGAAACAGGGGAGGGATCGGGTTCATCGCCCACCCCGACCACGATGGGGCGCCGAGGTTTCACGTGAAACCTCACAACTGGAACGACTGGACCGTCACGGGCTACACGGGGATCGGAATCTGGGACTTCATGACCGACTGGCAGGGAAAGCTGAAAGGATATGCAAGTGCCTTGTTTGCCTACTATTTTCCCGCCTACGCGCTCAGCGGCCCCAAGAGGGAGACCCTGAGACGCTGGGACGAGCTGAACCGGGCCCGCAAGGTCGTCGGGATCGGCGAGCTCGACAATCACGAAACCGTCAGGGAAATGTTCGGCCTCGAGTTCCACATATTCCCCTTCACCAAGGCCTTCCGGTTCATTCGCACACATATCCTGACGGAGGCGAGGTTTGTCGGGCAAGACGAGCTGGACCGGGAGATCATCCTCTCGGCTCTCAGGAGGGGCAGGGCCTATGTGGCGTTCGAGTATTTCGCAAAGGCCAGGGGGTTTTTCTTCGTCATCATGGACGAGTCGAAGGCGGCCACCATGGGGGACGAATTCCTGCTGGACGAAATGGCCGTTGTGCAGATCGAACTCCCCGAAAAAGGGAGAATCCGCCTGATCAGAAACGGTGAGCTTTTTCGGGAGACGGTTGGAAAAGAACTGACCTGCGGGATCGACGAGCCGGGGATATACCGTGTCGAGGCTTACATCCGCAAAGCCTTCAAGTACCGTCCCTGGATCTTCTCGAATCCTGTCTACGTGCGATAA
- a CDS encoding endonuclease III domain-containing protein has protein sequence MDTRDQLICIYRALDRFFGPLHWWPGDTPFEVAVGAILTQNTNWANVEKAIGRIKAIGAMSPFSLYGLDPADLEELIRPSGYYRVKARRLRAFLEVLCGSFGGDLDAMLSGDLAEARRRLLAISGIGEETADSILLYAGGRPVFVVDAYTRRILERHGILKGRHSYGEIQRLFMQELPPDAGLYNQYHALIVEAGKRFCRREPLCGRCPLNGISERFGRAGNIGREKAGRRSCSPGKTFSNQGSRKNGACSC, from the coding sequence TTGGACACGAGGGACCAGCTGATCTGCATCTACCGGGCGCTCGACAGGTTCTTCGGCCCGCTTCACTGGTGGCCGGGGGATACGCCCTTCGAGGTCGCCGTCGGCGCGATCCTCACGCAGAACACCAACTGGGCCAACGTGGAGAAGGCCATCGGGCGGATCAAGGCGATTGGGGCCATGAGCCCGTTTTCGCTTTACGGCCTGGATCCGGCAGACCTGGAGGAGCTGATCCGGCCGTCGGGGTACTACCGGGTCAAGGCGAGGAGGCTCAGGGCGTTTCTCGAGGTGCTGTGCGGGAGCTTCGGGGGCGACCTGGACGCGATGCTCTCCGGGGATCTGGCGGAAGCGAGACGACGGCTGCTGGCGATTTCTGGGATCGGCGAGGAAACGGCCGACAGCATCTTGCTCTATGCCGGCGGCAGGCCCGTCTTCGTGGTCGATGCCTATACGCGCCGCATCCTCGAAAGGCACGGGATTCTGAAAGGGCGGCATTCCTACGGGGAAATTCAGCGGCTCTTCATGCAAGAATTGCCGCCGGATGCCGGTCTCTACAACCAGTACCACGCCCTGATCGTCGAGGCCGGAAAGCGGTTCTGCCGCAGGGAACCGCTCTGCGGCCGGTGCCCGCTGAACGGCATTTCTGAAAGGTTCGGCAGGGCCGGAAACATCGGCCGCGAGAAGGCGGGTAGACGGTCTTGTTCGCCCGGAAAGACATTCTCAAACCAAGGCTCCAGGAAGAACGGCGCCTGTTCGTGCTGA
- a CDS encoding DegQ family serine endoprotease, translated as MSDAARERKNFFVILVVCLVGFFILSVIGVLRFSLAPGLRSSYAGAEGAGAPATAPAAPKSVFPSVAGSPGVPGSLADLVEKLSPAVVNISTTKVVKMDGRRSPFNEMFPFDRFFGGEDEFYRRFFGDNPEREFRQRSLGSGFIISKDGYIFTNNHVIEKADKIKVRLSTGKEYDATVKGRDPRTDLALIKINPDNSLPTVILGDSDRLRVGDWVMAIGNPFGLDHTVTAGIVSAKGRVIGAGPYDNFIQTDASINPGNSGGPLFNMAGEVVGINTAIVAQGQGIGFAIPVNMAKEILEDLKSKGKVTRGWLGVSVQDITEDLAKSMKLKDRSGALVTEVFEGDPADKAGIKQGDIIIEVDGKKVKDTHELLRVVAVLPVGKVATVKVLRDGQVKEMQLTVAEREEKKEMAAVRGEGRDTFGMTVQDITPEMAKQLGLPSTGGVIVTRVREGSAADEGGLQPYDVILQVNRVKVSSVRDFQREISKKTADDRVLLLIRRGKGTYYVAIRKE; from the coding sequence ATGAGTGACGCTGCAAGAGAGAGAAAGAATTTTTTCGTGATCCTCGTCGTATGCCTCGTGGGGTTCTTCATCCTCTCCGTGATCGGGGTGCTGCGGTTTTCCCTCGCGCCGGGGCTTCGCTCGTCCTATGCCGGGGCCGAGGGAGCCGGCGCACCGGCCACTGCCCCTGCGGCTCCGAAGTCCGTTTTTCCGTCTGTTGCCGGTTCACCCGGAGTGCCGGGATCGCTTGCCGACCTCGTGGAAAAACTCAGCCCGGCCGTCGTCAACATCAGCACGACGAAGGTCGTCAAGATGGACGGCAGGCGCTCGCCCTTCAACGAGATGTTCCCCTTCGACCGCTTCTTCGGCGGCGAGGACGAGTTTTACCGGCGCTTTTTCGGCGACAACCCCGAAAGGGAGTTCCGTCAGCGCAGCCTTGGCTCGGGCTTCATCATCAGCAAGGACGGCTATATCTTCACGAACAACCACGTGATCGAAAAGGCGGACAAGATCAAGGTCCGCCTCTCGACGGGAAAGGAGTATGACGCAACGGTAAAGGGGAGGGACCCGCGGACGGATCTTGCCCTCATCAAGATCAACCCCGACAACAGCCTTCCGACCGTCATCCTCGGCGATTCGGATCGGCTTCGCGTGGGCGACTGGGTCATGGCCATCGGCAACCCCTTCGGTCTCGATCACACGGTGACCGCCGGGATCGTGAGCGCGAAGGGCCGCGTCATCGGTGCGGGGCCATACGACAATTTCATCCAGACCGACGCCTCCATCAACCCCGGCAACAGCGGCGGCCCGCTGTTCAACATGGCGGGCGAGGTCGTGGGGATCAACACGGCCATCGTCGCCCAGGGGCAGGGCATCGGGTTTGCCATTCCCGTGAACATGGCGAAGGAGATCCTGGAGGACCTCAAGTCAAAAGGCAAGGTCACCCGGGGCTGGCTGGGAGTTTCCGTCCAGGATATCACGGAAGACCTGGCGAAGAGCATGAAGCTCAAGGACCGGAGCGGGGCCCTGGTGACGGAGGTCTTCGAGGGCGACCCGGCGGACAAGGCCGGGATCAAGCAGGGCGACATCATCATCGAGGTCGACGGCAAAAAGGTCAAGGACACGCACGAACTGCTGCGCGTCGTGGCCGTCCTGCCTGTCGGAAAGGTGGCAACGGTGAAGGTCCTGCGCGACGGTCAGGTGAAGGAGATGCAGCTCACGGTGGCCGAGCGCGAGGAGAAAAAGGAAATGGCCGCCGTCCGGGGCGAGGGAAGGGACACCTTCGGGATGACGGTTCAGGACATCACCCCGGAGATGGCCAAGCAGCTGGGCCTCCCTTCGACGGGGGGCGTCATCGTGACGAGGGTGCGCGAGGGAAGCGCGGCCGACGAGGGAGGGCTGCAGCCCTACGACGTGATTCTCCAGGTCAACCGGGTCAAGGTGTCCTCCGTGAGAGACTTCCAGCGGGAGATCTCGAAGAAGACCGCCGATGACCGCGTTCTTCTCCTGATCCGCCGGGGCAAGGGGACCTACTACGTGGCCATACGGAAGGAGTAG